One genomic window of Cercospora beticola chromosome 5, complete sequence includes the following:
- a CDS encoding uncharacterized protein (BUSCO:EOG092646PE): MSGPDSKTIGSNWKILQQRLEAEKKAKGESNGVKRKRAPEKSTTAFKKKKTFDFQSANGTALGKRRKMGGVMSTATPAKEVDLVKEHEIPQEDVAAAYGTTKKRASYTDDVNGGLHPTHKIGKYVALDCEMVGTGPPPHLDNVLARASLVNFHGEQIYDSYVQPPPKVRIEDYRTYVSGIKPHHLKPGYARTFAEVQKDVAKLLDGRILVGHALRNDLNALLLSHPKSDMRDTSRYPKFRIESKGKPPALRNLARSELGLEIQTGEHSSVEDARATMLLFQKEKRGFEEENRKRFGNRKPGGVRENTKDTKEDTPDVEDDEEQDKEPEEDEDDLDLLSGEELEEALAKEASTAEGKKTQASKKKKTKKKKRTKRK, translated from the coding sequence ATGTCAGGCCCGGATTCAAAGACGATCGGCAGCAACTGGAAGATTCTGCAGCAACGATTGGAGGCGGAGAAAAAGGCCAAAGGCGAGAGCAATGGggtgaagaggaagcgaGCGCCGGAAAAGTCGACGACTGcgttcaagaagaagaagacgtttGATTTCCAGTCTGCGAACGGGACGGCTTTGGGCAAGAGGCGGAAGATGGGCGGTGTCATGTCGACGGCGACGCCGGCGAAAGAGGTAGATCTGGTCAAAGAGCATGAGATACCCCAGGAGgatgtggcagcagcatatGGGACAACGAAGAAGCGAGCGTCATACACAGACGATGTCAACGGAGGGTTACATCCCACGCACAAGATCGGGAAATATGTCGCTCTCGATTGCGAAATGGTCGGCACCGGACCTCCTCCCCATCTCGACAACGTCCTCGCACGAGCTTCTCTTGTCAACTTCCACGGCGAGCAAATCTACGACTCCTACGTCCAGCCTCCGCCCAAGGTCCGAATCGAGGACTACCGAACATATGTCTCAGGCATCAAGCCGCATCACCTGAAGCCAGGGTATGCGAGGACATTTGCGGAAGTGCAGAAAGATGTTGCGAAACTGCTCGATGGAAGGATACTGGTTGGCCACGCATTGCGGAATGACCTGAACGCACTGCTGTTGTCGCACCCAAAGAGTGATATGCGAGACACGTCGAGATATCCGAAGTTCAGGATCGAGAGCAAAGGGAAACCGCCCGCTTTGAGGAATCTGGCGAGGAGTGAGTTGGGGCTGGAGATTCAGACAGGAGAGCACTCGTCAGTGGAGGATGCAAGGGCGACAATGTTATTGTTtcagaaagagaagagagggtTCGAGGAGGAGAATCGGAAGAGGTTTGGGAATCGGAAACCCGGGGGTGTCAGAGAGAACACGAAGGACACGAAGGAGGATACTCCAGAtgtggaggatgatgaggagcagGACAAGGAgccggaggaggatgaggatgatctgGATCTGTTGTCtggagaagagctcgaggaggCTTTGGCAAAGGAAGCGAGTACTGCAGAAGGGAAGAAgacgcaagcaagcaagaaaaagaagacgaagaagaagaagcgcacgAAGAGGAAGTGA